The proteins below come from a single Mytilus edulis chromosome 5, xbMytEdul2.2, whole genome shotgun sequence genomic window:
- the LOC139522556 gene encoding uncharacterized protein → MDGFNHELSEDDMILSQVLETLENEMELRNVNIEDFSGEFPSNLMDENASGDLINTSAVSFDRGLDLDLWLQVPSENGKIQNVKDEEPKDQEQGVESRFAEMTDNEIDTLIEDAENKNTKKATKWAVNVYEDWKNSKIGSGLIIPNLKDLSVQDINSILRKFVVEVWKKNGEKYPAKTLYLLVTGLRGMRSHGVSNLNFLNESDDRFLRFRQILDAQMKK, encoded by the exons ATGGATGGATTTAATCATGAATTATCGGAGGATGATATGATCTTATCACAAGTATTAGAAACATTGGAGAATGAAATGGAACTGAGAAATGTAAATATAGAGGACTTTTCTGGAGAGTTTCCTAGTAATTTGATGGATGAGAATGCATCTGGAGATTTAATCAACACCTCAGCTGTTTCATTTGACCGAGGACTAGACTTAGATCTATGGTTGCAAGTTCCTTCGGAAAACGGAAAGATCCAAAATGTCAAG GATGAAGAACCTAAAGATCAGGAACAAGGAGTCGAATCAAGGTTTGCAGAAATGACAGACAATGAAATTGATACACTTATTGAAGATGCTgagaacaaaaacacaaagaaagccacaaaatggGCAGTTAATGTCTATGAAGACTGGAAGAATTCTAAAATTGGTAGTGGTTTAATTATACCAAACCTGAAGGATTTGTCTGTTCAAGATATTAACAgcattttaagaaaatttgtaGTAGAAGTTTGGAAAAAGAATGGAGAGAAATATCCAGCGAAAACACTTTATCTTCTTGTAACTGGACTAAGAGGAATGCGGTCACACGGTGTTTCTAATCTTAACTTTTTGAACGAGTCTGATGACAGATTTCTGAGGTTTAGACAAATACTTGATGCACAGATGAAGAAATAA